The following proteins are encoded in a genomic region of Syntrophotaleaceae bacterium:
- a CDS encoding GDYXXLXY domain-containing protein, translating to MSKIIAIVSLVLILFLVNWSIFHKERQLAAGGTVYLELAPVDPRSLMQGDYMALRFRLADEVYRALLQKEEAESRRNEEIVFDGRAVVKLDERKVGSFERLYEDQDLAEDELLIRFRVRNGLVKLATNAFFFQEGHGNIYEPAKYGLFRVDDKGELLLVALYDENLKKLDPGED from the coding sequence ATGTCTAAAATCATTGCGATCGTTTCCCTGGTGCTCATCCTGTTTCTGGTGAACTGGTCCATTTTTCATAAGGAAAGGCAGTTGGCCGCGGGTGGCACGGTCTATCTGGAGCTGGCGCCCGTGGACCCGCGCTCGCTCATGCAGGGCGACTACATGGCCCTGCGTTTTCGGCTGGCCGACGAAGTCTACAGGGCCTTGCTGCAGAAGGAGGAGGCCGAATCGAGGCGGAATGAGGAGATAGTATTTGACGGCCGGGCGGTTGTGAAACTGGATGAACGGAAGGTCGGTTCCTTCGAACGTCTTTATGAGGATCAGGATCTGGCCGAAGATGAATTGCTCATCCGTTTTCGGGTTCGCAATGGCCTGGTCAAGCTGGCCACCAATGCTTTTTTCTTCCAGGAGGGCCACGGAAACATCTATGAACCAGCCAAATACGGGCTTTTTCGGGTAGATGACAAAGGGGAACTGCTGTTGGTGGCTCTTTACGATGAGAATCTGAAAAAACTGGATCCCGGGGAAGACTAG
- a CDS encoding CsbD family protein — protein MNSDEMKGQWKQIKGEIRKQWGKLTDDEVDMISGERDKLVGKLQEKYGYSKEEAQRQVDDFRRH, from the coding sequence ATGAACTCTGACGAAATGAAAGGCCAATGGAAACAGATCAAGGGAGAAATCAGGAAACAATGGGGAAAACTGACTGACGACGAAGTCGATATGATCAGCGGAGAAAGGGACAAACTCGTCGGCAAGCTTCAGGAGAAATACGGCTACTCAAAAGAGGAAGCGCAAAGGCAGGTGGATGATTTCCGTCGGCATTAA